Within Thermococcus indicus, the genomic segment CGGCATCGTCTTCATCCCTGCCGAAGCCGCCGAATATGGCTATCCACCTGGCCCAGTAGGCGAGCTGGACTATCGCTCCGGCCATTGCAGCGGCAAAGGTTCCGATGAGCATGTCCCGGTTCTTTATGTGGGTCAGCTCGTGGCCTATAACACCCTCCAGCTCATCCCTGTCAAGGATTCTGAGCAGACCCGTGGTCACAGCGACGACAGCATGCCTCGGGTCTCTGCCGGTTGCAAAGGCGTTGGGCGTCTCGCTTGGGATTATCGCAACCCTCGGCATCGGCAAGCCGGCATTCTCGGCGAGCTTTCTGACTACCGCGTAGAGCTCCGGTGCTTCGTTCTCATCAACTATCCTCGCGCGGTACCAGCTCAGGACGATTCTATCGCTGTACCAGTAGGTTATGAAGTTGAACGCCATCGAGAACAGGAACATCAGGAAAGCCACGTTGGGGCCTCCGAAGACGTAGCCGATGGCCATCAGTAACCCGGTCAGCACGGCCATCAGCAGACCCGTTCTGAACCACAGACCAAGCCCCATTCTCTCACCTCCGGTGAACTCTCACTCCCATAAGGATAGATGGATTCCAAAATAAAACCTTGTTGGTACAAGATTGAGTATAAGGAAAGAGAATAGAGGGCATCACATGCCCATGTCCATGCCGCCCATACCGCCCATACCGCCGGGCATTCCACCCTGGCCGCCTTCGGGCTTGCTTATCTTGGCGGCGATGACGTCGTCGATCCTGAGGATCATTATGGCAGCCTCGCTGGCGCTCTTGATGGCCTGCTTCTTGACGCGGAGCGGCTCGATGATGCCCTTGGCGAGCATGTCGGCCGGCTCTCCCTCAAAGATGTCGATGCCTATGGCCCTGCCCCTGTTCTTGTGCTCGCTGATGACCTTGACGAGCATCTCGACGGTGTCGAGACCGGCGTTCTCGGCGAGGGTCTTCGGGATTATCCTGAGGGCCTCGGCGAAGTTCTCGATGGCAAGCGCCTCCTTGCCGCCAACCTGCTTGGCGTACTCGTCGAGCTTGATGCTGAGCTCTATCTCGCCAGCACCTCCGGCCGGAAGGACGTAGCCATCTTCCATGACGTCCTTGACAACCTTGATGGCGTCCTCAAGGGCGCGCTCAACCTCGTCGATGACGTGCTCGGTGCCGCCGCGGATGAGTATGGTGACGGCCTTCGGGTTCTTGCAGCCCTCGACGAAGATCATGCTCTCGCCGGCAATCTTGCGCTCCTCAACGAGGTCGGCG encodes:
- a CDS encoding zinc metalloprotease HtpX is translated as MGLGLWFRTGLLMAVLTGLLMAIGYVFGGPNVAFLMFLFSMAFNFITYWYSDRIVLSWYRARIVDENEAPELYAVVRKLAENAGLPMPRVAIIPSETPNAFATGRDPRHAVVAVTTGLLRILDRDELEGVIGHELTHIKNRDMLIGTFAAAMAGAIVQLAYWARWIAIFGGFGRDEDDAGNVLTAILIAVLAPIAAMLIQAAVSRSREFLADEGGAKISGKPWALASALMKIEQAVRYRPMRNGNPATAHMFIVNPFRGMSIANLFSTHPPTEARIERLRKIAEEMGYSPTF